The Vitis vinifera cultivar Pinot Noir 40024 chromosome 18, ASM3070453v1 region GCTCTGTTAACTACAATCCATCAAGCGATAAAGGAAGAAGAAGTAGGAAgtataagttggatttgatttctaaGTGCCTAGGATAGGTCAAGTGTGGGGACAGGAGGTGGAGAGGAAAAGGTTGTTTATCATCTTCTCTTTTTGTGTTAGGTTTTCATAGTCattggtttctttgttttttttgggtttGTGGGTTTGTGAGTCAAGTAGTGGCTTAGGGGTGTGGTTTTTGGTGAGGTAGGCTCTTGTTGCTCGTTTTTCATGGTTGGTTTGTTAGTCTTGTATTCTTAGGATATTAGGGCTTGGTTATGTCGGTTTTGAAGCCCTTTGGGTTTGGGTAATGGTTTGATGTTTTCCcatctatcaaaaaaacaatttgatgTTTTCTCCTTTTGCCTACTTTTTGGCACTCTTTGTATACTCCATGTGTACTTGGTGCACCTTTTCTTtccacttttaatatattttcttatttacctatcaaaaaagttATTCCTTGTTGGGTTGTCCAACTAACCCTTTTCTAAACCTTTTTAGGTACTCCAAATAATAGCCAAGATTAGTGTAGATTAGGAAGGGATTTTGCATTAGTTCTCTAGCCCATGCTCATTTTATGGATTTTAGGAATTActaatttgatatttgatttcttAATATTAGCAATTAGTTGATATTCTTGTTTTGGGAGAATGTTAACTCAAATTTAGAGACTTAAATCATTATGTTggaagatattttattttagccATATTgttattctaaataattttagaaagcaTCATGTTGCTATTTGATTTAGCTTGTCAAAGACATTCTCCTTTTGGTTGTTTGAGATTAACATGTTAATTAACATGCAACCCTTAGCCTCCGAGTTCGAGGTGTTACAAAATGTTATTAGAGATATAGTCGTATGGGAAATGGTCCCATAGACTTCTTAGTTTAGTGGGGGTTGGATTAGATCAAGTGTGATGACCGTTTTCAGTTATAAAGTTCagtttcttttaataattgAGTTAACATTAGATCTAACCTTTTCATGttcctttttattgttttgaatCTTGCCATGAATAGGTAATTATGGCCCTAAGATTTCATGAGAACATTATGCCTACATGAAGGTGATTATGATATCTCACATTGgtcaggaaaaaaaattcttgacaCTATATATCTCACAGATACCAAATCAACACCAgcataaagtttataaatttcCTTTCTCCTTTTGTTTCCCTCGGTCCTTTATTCAGCCAAATGGGTCAAAAGATCACAAGAAATAGACACATGAACTTCATTAACATTTCAAAGAAAACACGTACCAGTTCTTGGCCCAGAGAGGCTTGAAATGCACGGTCAAACAAATTTTCCCTCCTCGGTACATCTGAAACCCAATaccaccaaaataaataaaaaataaaaaataaaacctgcGAAAATTAATTGCCGAAAAAGGCAATGCTgcgaaaaataaaaataaaagaacctTATGTGTCTTGCCATCGAGTTGAGGAAGCTCGATCTCGGGGGCAGTTAAGGGATATGTGACAGGGATGTCAAATTGCAGGTCGAACTCGTATTTGAGGAGATTATGAACATACCAGCACTTTCCGGTCCACCTGGTTCCTTCAGAGTTGGCCGCCGATATTCTGAACCAATCGTTGTCGTTGGACTTGTTCATCCCTGTGTAGGCTATCAATGCCTTGTACTCCTCTTTCAGCCTCTGCGTCCATGCTGCTCCGTCGCGTGGACCTGCTTTTATGGATAGAAGAGGGATCTGCGTCAGTGCCGATTTCGTGTTTGGGTCCCAACCCTCCATTGCTGCAAACCCTAACCCTGGAGTTCCCTCTCGCCCTTCTCTTTTCAGACTTCCGCGATACACCGTAAGTGGAGGGTATATTTGTAAATTAACTTAGTTTTTAAATGACAGCGTTACCCTCCTTCGGATGATATGAACTCAACTTGTTTCCATcagatttataaattaaataaacaataaactaatgcaacaaattttgaaattaaattaaataaaaaaaaattaaacgcaacaaatattcaaaatcCATTTTATTACTTTGAATATTAACacttaacaatttaaaattaatttaaattattgactttaaatcttattaattaatttttactcaaaatgtaaaaattatttgataaaattcacttacaaatttttaaaactattaaatgaATATATTATTCTCATTGATATTGTTGGTGCACCGCCAACAAATAAAGTATATGGTTAGCTTCCGTATGATGTAGATAACAATTGCATTTACACAAAGGAATGTTTATATGTGTTTTTTGGGCATATCCCTCTAAAACTTAagtcaaatattaaatattttaacaaatgtttttatggaaaaaataataacctACATTTCTTATATGGTCAATAATGGTTATTTATCGTTACCCAAcgtctttttaaatatttcaattgaaCATTTCATTGCGCATTACTGTATTTGATACCAATGATTGTTAGATCATAATGGTTGTTGTGTCTTGCTAAGCCTTAAAGATTGACGTTTTAACCTCGTAACAATTGCGTCAATTAATGCATTAATGCACTATTGCAATTAATGTTTGACGGGTAGGAATGCATAGTGCCCCGATGAATTGGCACTTtggaattgatgaagaaattaTATGGCTCCTGTGCTAATATACCTTGGGCCAAACTGTGTTCGAGAGCCATGACAGACAATGGTGAGTGTCTCACatatattaagtaataaatctATGAAGgcaaaatatgaaagaaagtgaCAACAATGATTAAGGCGAGTTATAACTTGAGTTgtatatacacatatatatacttgaaaatataaaattaattcataacatgtttgaatttgattttaaatatggaATGACACAAGAAAACATGTGAACATATCCGGTAAGAACACTTTTAAAGTGTTTTGCTTgcattgaaaatgttttaaaggACTGTTGTTTTGGTATTTGCGTgcgaataaaaaaaaaaaaaatgattattaaaaaaataatcatttatgttgaattttttgttaattattgaatattatgataaagaaatctttgacaaaattttaataattgttaataataaagagtaaaatgacattttttgttTGCATTAGGATGGAGGATTAAtagttaaatagaaaaagacgTTAATGGAGTTGGTGTGTGTATTTGGGGGATGATTATTTATATGGAAAATAACGCAGAAAAAGGGGTAATTACATTTTGGTGCATTCCACGTAAAGAACTTATATTGAAGGAATTCAAATAAAAGAAGAACAACGAAAAGTATAAtgactttaattaattaagagaaGAGGTGGAGGTGAATCCAGTGAATTTACTACCTTTTCCCCTTGGTTTTCAAGAATCTTCGCATTGGTTTTATACTTTCATGGATAAAgcgtatttttataaaataggatttgaagattttttttttgaatttttgaattttttttttgaatttttgaattttttttgatcgttttaattaccaaaaagaCCATGGATTATGATGAATTGCAGCTGGGACCGTCCGTTCATCCTCAACCGCTCAGCCCGTGCACGTGTGAGTGTGTAATGTATTACCATAAGTTGACATGCCGAGTGTCCACACCAAATAATCGAATCAAGCCCGCTGTCTTGTTTGTGAAAGTAGCCATTTAAACCTTGGCAACACCCCTGATttcaaaaccctagaaattcaaaattggattctaggGCAAGATATGGCCGGAGCTTCCCGAGACCAAGCACTGGCTCTCCTCGCCGCTGCCAACAACCATGGAGATTTGGCCGTAAAGCTCTCTTCTCTTAGACAGGCCAAAGATATCTTACTAGCCGTTCACCCCTCATTTGCAGCCGAGCTTTTTCCCTACTTAGTCGAGCTTCAGTCTTCTCCCGAAACCCTAGTTCGAAAATCTCTCATAGAGTGAGTTCCAAACCCTAATTTCCATTCGTCCCAAGTTTCCATCTGCCTCGTGTTATGGGATTGTcgtaaacatttttctttttcttttttcttttttcttggaaaaGATGCGGAGAATGAACAATTCTCTTCAACTGTATCATCGGCTGATTCTCGTAAGCTGTTCTCTTCGGTGATTGATAATTCATTATTGTTTTTCTGTCCCATTTAGATTATTGATTATTGTTTTGTTAAAGAAGGCCAAAAACCACAATTCTTCTGTTTTTGTATTGAAATTTATAAGCAGACTGTTGGTCAGACTCTGGGGGTCAGAGTGGTGGAAGAtgcatttttatttctcaaaatttctAGAGACGTGGGGGTTCCCCCTTTGTCATAGCATCCCACATATTGTGCATGGCACCAATCATGAAAGAAACATCACATCTGGTTTTTTATCAGTGATATCGGATGATTCGGATTATCAATGAGCTCATGTACTTCATCACATGGTCTTGGACTGATGGGCTTTGGTTATTGAGTTAACTGAGTAAACCATTGATCCTGTAGTATCCTAGAATTCAATAGATCAACAATGCAGTTCAGAGTTCTGTTTCCTAGAAATGAGAGAGAACATGGAGGCCAGtgctaatcaatttgtgtttcACTTGGTAGTTCCAGACATAAGTTGTTTGAACTTCATTTTTCAGCACATTTTCAAAGCTTGGGcgtgcattttctttatttatttttttaaatttgattcaagcTTCCGAGACTTGgttatttactatttttctaTAAGGTTTGATTATCTATTTGGGTGTCTAAGAATTTTTGAGACTGAATATTTACATGTCAgttcaaatttttgtttgaaggCCACCACCTGGTTTATCATGTAACTGCCAGGGGCTGATTGTGTGGTTCTTAATTTTTGTTCTAATTTCATTCTATGTGGTGGCAGGGCAATAGAAGAGATTGGTTTGAAAGCAATGGAGCATTCTTCTATATTAGTATCAGTCTTATTAGTATTTTTGAGAGATGGCGATTCTATTATTGCAAAGCAATCTATTGTTAGTGGGACAAATTTCTTTTGCAGTGTTCTAGAGGAGTTGGCCCTGCAGGTCACTCTtttactctctctctcatctTACCTCTATATTGAAAAATACAtggttattttttttgttctttattttatgCACATTTTAAAAATCTGTTTAGGATCATTTGTGGTTATTAAGAGCATTTTCTGCTTCAAATTATAAAGTCTTGCTGTCGGTTTTGGATTCATGATATTCTAAAGACCATAGATTGCCCATGCCTAACCATTGGGAAAAATCGTGACGAACATTTTGAGACAACTTTTAAAGAATTTTGAGAATGATCATCACAGGTTATTCTAAGCATTTCATAATGAGTTTCACTTCAATTTTCTGCTGTTCTAAATTCATTTTGCATACTCCTTAATCCATGGTTTTTGcaatgtaatttttctttatcaCATGTGAAGATGTTatacttattttgaaaaattgtagttCCATCGGCATGGTAAAGTTGAGAGGTGGCTTGAAGAGCTTTGGGTGTGGATGGTTAAGTTGAAGGATGCGGTCCTTGCCATTGCGTTGGGGGTATGAATCATCTTTAGTTGTCTCTTTCATTTGTTAGTTATTGCTAATAGATTTTCAAACTTCATTTATGTTGTTTGACATACAATAAATTGCCAAACCTAGTCTTGATTGATGACACATCACTTACAAAAGCTCTATTTCCATTTTCAGTGGTTGATGTCTACATTTTCACTTTTATTGTTTTGGGTCTGTTTGGGAGGAGAGGGGTTTAAACATCTCCTGTCTTTACTTTTGTGCTATTTTCCCCCAGGTTGCTCATGCTAACAGCTCTGGTTGACACTTCAGTTAGTTTAATATGCACTCATGTTATAAGCTTCTCCTTCCCCTGAAGGAGATTTTATACGCTTCTCATATTCATTAGGGACGttctacttatcaaaaaaatattcattaggGACATTCTGTCACATTTGGTCTGTGATATGTTGGTTTAACTTCTTAGGTTGTGTTTGTGGTTTAGCTGTTTATGTTGGATTGTGCTGAAATATGATCAgatattctaatttatttttcacctTATTCTTGTCTCATTTGTAAAACTATCAGTGAATTGTTAcatttagatattaaaaaatattgaacattaaaataaaatatttttgtcatttCCTAGCTTCTGTGACCTGAAATTTACGGCTAATCTGAAGTTGAACTTGATATGTAGCCTGGTCCTTTTGGGGTGAAGATACTGGCGATGAAGTTTTTGGAAACATATGTGCTACATTTTACATCTGATgctaatgattttgaaaaatcttcTATAGAAGGTAATTTGTTTGTTCATTTGTGTGGGCCTGAAAGGTTACACAATTCTGTTTAGCTTTTTGACGTTATTTCTTTGCTGGTCATTTCAAGGCTTTGAATTTTGAACTCTTTGAAAAGTAAGTTTGtctgtttatttgtttgttactatttgtttatctatttttgtttttgaggtGTCGTTTGGCTGTCCCATACAGGAAGTGGACGggcttttaatatttcttggGTGGTTGGTGGTCACCCAGTTCTAGATCCAGCTTCACTCATGTCAGATGCAAATAGGATTATTGGAGTTCTACTAACGTTGTTGCAATCGGCTAGTAGTCTTTCTGGCTGTTTGACAATTACTGTTGTCAATTGGTGAGTTTTCACTTTATCTATCTCTTTGCTCATATACTTtgttgtgtttttaatttttttctctgtttctaTGTGATCCTTTATGCAATTTTCTAGCTCATAGACAATAAGTTATTTCTTGTATGATAAATTAGTTATGAAATTAAATCTTGTAAAGCATGcgtaaaattttttaacaaagcAAGCAAAGTCGATTGGCATTGAAATTGAACTAGTGtcagaagaaaaataaagattgaCAAGGTTGGGTGAAATGCTAGAAAGTGCTATTTTGACTCCATTGGTTTGACTAATTTTTGGTTGACCTTGTTTCATCCTCTTCCCTGCCAATGGAGAAGAGGCAACCGATCTAACTTTTTTCCAAGTACTTGAAAATTTGTTATCTAACTTAGTGATACTCCACATGTTTAACCATGCACTTCCTTCAGTTGGTTTAGAAATTTGATCGGTAATAATAAACTGAAATTATGCCTTTTAACTGTCACCTGTATAGCTTGCTGGTTCTGGCATGGCATAGTCTTGGGGATGTCCTTGGTTCTGGAATCTTGGGCATTCGTTTGAGTTGGGTTTGGAGGGTAGATGGCCTGTGGTGTTTAGTAAGCTACAACTGTGCCATCAAATTTGGGTTGCTGACTAGTTTTAGTCGGTGCAGTATTGTTGGTGATGGTTATATTTTGGTGATTGTTGTTGATAGAAGtggtttccatttttttgtttt contains the following coding sequences:
- the LOC100264226 gene encoding ubiquitin-fold modifier-conjugating enzyme 1, translated to MEGWDPNTKSALTQIPLLSIKAGPRDGAAWTQRLKEEYKALIAYTGMNKSNDNDWFRISAANSEGTRWTGKCWYVHNLLKYEFDLQFDIPVTYPLTAPEIELPQLDGKTHKMYRGGKICLTVHFKPLWAKNCPRFGIAHALCLGLAPWLAAEIPILVDSGMIKHKDDSASSSES